One genomic segment of Paenibacillus xylanexedens includes these proteins:
- a CDS encoding LLM class flavin-dependent oxidoreductase — MEFCWALPVTSNSGDYKGLMDTLLKQTKAAEHHGFDSVLVASVPNTFDPWIMGTFLGFETSRIRLLVAQNTNHMLPTYTAKALNTLNVLLNNRIDINIVTGSSSIALARDSRPESHEARYRRTGEFTHIMSLLRDGLTSYDGEFFGIANADIYPKESTDQKARLFVGGSSANAINVAAKYADYYLMYACDYSTIKDQFDHVTKTSFQYNRQVKKGVLVDVIARDTTEEAWEAANKLLHETPKAYKMLTKYYTSTADSVGLQRYRNLDSSNNYVIDEFLWAGLSQINPSVSVSIVGSYVEVIQALNRFSEAGAEYILLTSMLNDNEVERIGTHILPHFK, encoded by the coding sequence ATGGAGTTCTGTTGGGCTCTGCCAGTCACATCAAATAGTGGTGATTATAAGGGATTAATGGACACTCTGCTCAAACAGACGAAGGCGGCTGAGCACCATGGGTTTGATTCAGTGTTAGTCGCAAGTGTACCTAATACATTTGATCCTTGGATTATGGGAACATTTTTAGGCTTTGAGACCTCGAGAATTCGTTTATTAGTGGCGCAAAATACAAATCATATGCTACCAACCTACACAGCAAAGGCTTTAAATACATTAAATGTACTATTGAATAATCGGATCGACATCAATATTGTTACTGGAAGTTCTTCTATAGCACTGGCAAGAGATAGTAGACCAGAAAGTCATGAAGCTAGATACAGAAGAACTGGGGAATTTACACATATAATGAGTTTATTGAGAGATGGACTCACTTCTTACGACGGGGAGTTTTTTGGGATAGCAAACGCTGATATTTATCCCAAGGAAAGTACGGATCAGAAGGCGCGTTTGTTTGTAGGTGGCAGTTCAGCTAACGCAATTAACGTCGCAGCTAAATATGCGGATTATTATCTTATGTATGCTTGCGATTATTCAACGATAAAAGATCAGTTTGATCATGTTACAAAGACTTCTTTCCAATATAATCGACAAGTTAAAAAAGGTGTTTTGGTAGATGTTATTGCCCGCGACACAACGGAAGAAGCATGGGAGGCTGCTAATAAGCTTCTTCATGAGACCCCTAAAGCCTATAAAATGTTAACAAAATATTATACCAGTACTGCTGATTCTGTGGGTCTACAACGTTATAGAAATCTTGATTCATCAAACAATTACGTCATTGACGAGTTTTTGTGGGCGGGGTTAAGTCAAATTAACCCTTCTGTCTCTGTATCCATTGTCGGAAGTTATGTGGAAGTTATTCAAGCTCTTAACAGATTTAGTGAAGCTGGAGCTGAATACATACTGTTGACTTCTATGTTAAATGATAATGAGGTTGAAAGGATTGGAACTCACATACTTCCTCATTTCAAATGA
- the asnB gene encoding asparagine synthase (glutamine-hydrolyzing), protein MIVSNMIDKLKHRGPDGTEVYADNCVGLGFSRLSIIDLEGGMQPIWNEDRTIVMVCNGEIFNYKELRLASQSKGHIFRTNTDVEVIIHLYEEHGTSFLNKLNGQFAFALYDLKEKRMFCARDQVGIAPFYYTFVDGMFIFGSEIKAILEHPSVGREVDLVSLDQILALPSIVSPRTIFKNISSLPSGHYMTICEGASPQIYEYWDLIYPKLDEALPFRTEAEYIEKVDELLTKAVSMRLQSDVTVGMYLSGGLDSSIICSKVIEISSSPRTAFSVDFAAEDYSESRFQRIMIDHLKLEHVVELCDVSRIVDGLSSAVYHAECILKETYDTASLLLSNAARKNQTKVILTGEGADELFAGYMSYKFDKIRNKSGNVYQNDEKENIYRQKMWGNKHFFYEKYYAQDEVKRRQLYSSRMNEKFESFNFIDYPIINSKRIQNIDPLHQRSYVDFKTRLPDHLLSDHGDRVTFANSVEARYPFLDKDLIEYVRLMPTNMKLKGMDGKYTLKMLAESLVPKEIIKRPKTPFAAPGSPEILRYKSEHIESILSYDTIKRQGYFDPDQIESLKKRYSSDSFRLKVPYEEDLLMPVITFGMLIEQFKLPDL, encoded by the coding sequence TTGATAGTTTCTAACATGATAGACAAACTAAAGCATAGAGGTCCTGATGGGACAGAAGTTTATGCTGATAATTGTGTTGGGCTAGGTTTTAGCCGCCTTAGTATCATAGATTTAGAAGGCGGGATGCAACCGATTTGGAATGAAGATCGAACCATTGTGATGGTTTGCAATGGAGAGATTTTTAACTATAAAGAATTAAGATTAGCGTCACAATCAAAAGGTCACATCTTTCGTACTAATACAGACGTAGAGGTCATCATACATTTATACGAAGAACATGGAACTTCGTTTTTAAATAAATTAAATGGACAATTTGCCTTCGCCCTGTATGATTTGAAAGAAAAAAGAATGTTTTGCGCTCGCGATCAAGTTGGGATTGCACCGTTTTATTATACGTTCGTTGATGGCATGTTTATTTTCGGTTCCGAGATCAAAGCCATTTTAGAACACCCTTCTGTCGGTAGAGAAGTTGATCTTGTAAGTTTAGATCAAATATTAGCTTTGCCTAGTATTGTGAGCCCTAGAACAATATTTAAAAATATTAGTAGTCTTCCAAGTGGTCATTATATGACTATCTGTGAAGGGGCTTCACCCCAAATTTATGAGTACTGGGATCTTATATATCCGAAACTTGATGAAGCTCTCCCATTTCGCACGGAAGCAGAGTATATAGAGAAGGTCGATGAATTATTGACTAAAGCTGTTTCTATGCGGTTGCAATCCGATGTGACTGTAGGAATGTATCTGAGTGGGGGCTTGGATTCCTCTATTATATGTTCCAAAGTAATAGAAATCTCCTCAAGTCCCCGGACAGCATTCTCTGTAGATTTTGCAGCTGAAGATTATTCCGAATCTAGGTTTCAGCGTATTATGATAGATCATCTAAAATTAGAACATGTGGTTGAGTTGTGTGATGTCTCGCGGATAGTAGATGGTCTTTCCAGTGCTGTTTATCATGCCGAGTGTATATTGAAAGAAACCTATGACACAGCCTCATTGTTATTGTCGAATGCAGCAAGGAAGAATCAGACCAAGGTTATCTTAACAGGTGAGGGTGCTGATGAGTTGTTTGCAGGTTATATGAGCTATAAATTCGATAAGATAAGAAATAAATCCGGAAATGTGTATCAGAATGATGAAAAAGAAAATATTTACAGACAAAAAATGTGGGGTAACAAGCATTTTTTTTACGAAAAATATTATGCTCAAGACGAAGTTAAGCGACGCCAACTATACTCAAGTCGTATGAACGAAAAATTTGAAAGTTTCAATTTTATTGATTATCCAATTATCAACTCAAAGCGTATACAAAATATAGATCCTTTGCACCAAAGATCCTATGTTGATTTTAAAACGAGACTACCCGACCATTTGTTGTCAGATCACGGTGATCGGGTTACATTTGCTAACTCTGTTGAAGCGCGTTATCCTTTTTTGGACAAAGATTTAATCGAATATGTCAGACTCATGCCTACTAATATGAAACTTAAAGGGATGGATGGAAAGTATACATTGAAGATGCTTGCGGAATCTTTAGTTCCTAAGGAAATCATTAAAAGACCTAAAACCCCCTTTGCTGCACCAGGTAGTCCAGAAATACTGCGCTATAAGTCAGAACATATTGAGTCAATTTTGTCATACGATACAATTAAACGGCAAGGATATTTTGATCCTGATCAAATTGAATCATTGAAAAAAAGGTATTCCTCGGATTCCTTTAGGTTGAAAGTTCCATACGAAGAGGATTTACTTATGCCCGTCATTACATTCGGAATGCTAATTGAACAGTTTAAGTTACCTGATTTATAA
- a CDS encoding amino acid adenylation domain-containing protein, which yields MQNDTIQDALARVFQSAGKNDKAIQYGQHYLTYEELDAQTTKVANALLAKGIESQTKVGILLENRVQFIIALLAVLKIRAIFVPLDYYYPMSRLRTFMEISETQTVISDRRFNNNLALCENRENLFLHFEKDLLNVDAPQSLVRLDYDPDDKISIYFTSGTTGTPKAVLGRNGSVAHFINWEISRLELNSMVRGSQFTQPGNDAFLRDLFVPLFVGGTVCIPEDPLTILESNRIRKWIEDARVDVVHCTPSLFKIVNSKQTIGNAFSDLKFVLLVGEAINPNELIKWYERLGNRIQLINLYGSTETSLAKFYYFIKPDDAKKERIPAGKALPGVRSIILNNAMEVCRPGEVGEVYIRTAYLSHGYYKQPQLNAEKFIPNPFGKNPNDLIYKTGDLGRMLPDGNLELLGRMDRQVKIRGNRIELQEIESSVLGIPFITDCVVDYRKEDEKDPYLVCYWVSDEIYTDAQLKQRLQQHLPEYMLPTYYIQVPYITLTMSGKVDYKSLPEPSIHKESDIVEPRNRIERKLLDIWNEVLELDQKSVTDSFLSLGGHSLKVMSLVLRIYEEFGIEYPLDVVFQSPTIEDMATYIETMEGELNNGEINRNTEEERSFPVTSAQKRLFLLNQLEGDNVAYNVPFAIRLEGKVDQGRLLDSLQKLITRHETLRTSFHMVDEQIKQIVHSNVELQLEIVKANENEIDDMIQQKIQSFDLSHPPLCKATLFKLEGEIYILLFDMHHIISDGSSISVIQRDLFYFYNEMEPPRISVSFKNYSINENIDSTNARYEASRNYWKNKLNGQLPVLNLPTDFPRPSVQGFQGDSLVFDIEPNTLIKLKELADNTNSTLFMVLISAFLTLLNKYTGNTDISVGTAISNRKRREAKPLVGMFVNTVVLRNEIDPHMSFVELLRSTKQTVAEAFQHQEFPFEDIIEMLPSQRDFSRNPLFDTMFILHNMDLESIPMDGELKVSQHPILSRTSKFDLVFNAIEQNGRLKFQVEFATSLFHKSTIQRWVLHYGRVLDSVAGNQQIQIKQISILPPSEEKWLMEVAGEAEQLPQKGIYEIFNNSVVEFADRPAVITDDFVWTYDKFSNAVNKLAGDLSKYEVTLGEAVGLAMSRSVHSLTAVIAILKLGGVCVPVDPEDQSKVNSQIYAACSIRIILCIENDEVVIRKLTNSRSVVPLENTAFIIHTSGSTGVPKGVLISQLGVLNHAYSKIKLLSIQADDIVSYNLNVQFVASIWQGIAPLLVGAAVRVCSEEMTMDPYTWLQQMSVDNVTIIEMTPSSLYSYLRIISFENLPVDLQTIRFLLLTGEKVTADLVNRYYSMHSTLLVNAYGQSECSDDTAHYVIPMDKDTLKVPIGKPVQNMYFYILDDQMQFVPIGVSGELYISGVGLADGYVNRELNQGIFISHPLGYNDRLYKTGDLARWLPDGNVEYIGRADTQVKIRGYRVELSEVEHHILAHEKINMVAVVSKKSGDQIHELIAYYLADTILEAREIRSFLTGRIPHYMIPSKYYAIKEMPLTKSGKADKRLLSDMDLSEEVVFRQIEEPISEIESKLIEIWKDVLNLEYISINDHFFELGGHSLKATYVMHRIQKKMQVEISLKDIFKYPTIRSLAKYIENLNDIKFHSIFPVQRKSYYKTSTAQTRLFALEQSSDLGNAYHLPGVIMIQGAYDQKRIKHAFKVLIERHEALRTSFFIQDGQVFQRIHEDVDFEVEHIQIKSLEFSETIIEEQLEAFCRPFNLYDASLFRVRLIVGNGNHGLLLYDMHHIISDRVSLKILTSEFIRIYNGDSLPEVTLQYRDFSEWQNKFLKNEDVKKQEDFWLKSLSDYSDDVELVTDYSRTPHINYSGASYLFEMDAVIKNKVLEMANALECTPYMICMAAFSIFLSKYSGRQDIVIGSPIAGRGHLDLENVVGLFVNTMPIRIQLDRSLTIRDFIKNVRKVCMEVFDNQDIPFDQIVELANPKKKYGKNPLFDVALVMQNIDVQEKNAPGISFVPYEVKSKYSKFELTLEIVPDIEDWSCVFEYRTQLFQEATIERFAEDFLSIMEDIVTEPENLLSTLSLHSMKNKITESSLAKFDLQF from the coding sequence ATGCAAAATGATACAATTCAAGATGCATTAGCTCGTGTTTTTCAAAGCGCAGGAAAAAACGATAAGGCAATCCAGTACGGGCAACATTATCTAACCTATGAAGAGTTGGATGCCCAGACTACTAAAGTTGCGAATGCACTGTTAGCTAAGGGGATTGAAAGCCAGACTAAAGTAGGCATATTGCTTGAAAATCGAGTTCAATTTATAATCGCACTTCTTGCAGTGCTAAAGATTCGTGCTATCTTTGTACCTTTGGATTATTATTATCCAATGTCCCGCTTAAGGACATTCATGGAAATTTCTGAAACACAAACTGTGATAAGTGATAGAAGATTTAATAACAATCTCGCTCTATGTGAAAACAGAGAAAATCTCTTCTTGCATTTTGAAAAAGATTTGCTAAATGTTGATGCGCCTCAATCACTCGTCAGACTTGATTATGATCCTGATGATAAAATTAGCATTTATTTTACTTCCGGGACAACTGGGACACCTAAGGCGGTTTTAGGCAGAAATGGTAGCGTGGCTCATTTTATTAATTGGGAGATTTCCAGGCTTGAATTAAACTCGATGGTGCGAGGAAGCCAATTTACTCAGCCGGGGAATGACGCCTTTTTAAGAGACTTATTTGTACCTTTGTTTGTTGGGGGGACCGTTTGTATTCCAGAGGATCCTCTGACAATCCTAGAGTCAAACCGCATAAGAAAGTGGATCGAAGATGCGAGGGTTGACGTTGTACACTGTACTCCGAGTTTATTTAAAATAGTTAATTCCAAACAAACAATTGGTAACGCTTTCTCTGATTTGAAATTTGTCTTATTGGTTGGTGAGGCCATTAACCCTAATGAGCTGATCAAGTGGTATGAGCGTCTAGGTAATCGTATTCAGCTCATTAACTTATATGGGTCAACCGAGACATCTTTAGCAAAATTTTATTATTTCATAAAGCCGGATGATGCTAAAAAAGAAAGAATTCCAGCAGGTAAGGCACTGCCCGGGGTCAGATCGATAATTCTGAATAATGCAATGGAAGTTTGTCGCCCTGGGGAAGTTGGGGAAGTTTATATTCGTACTGCTTATTTAAGCCATGGTTATTATAAACAGCCGCAGTTGAATGCAGAAAAGTTTATTCCTAATCCATTTGGAAAGAATCCTAATGACTTAATCTATAAAACTGGAGACTTGGGTAGGATGTTGCCTGATGGAAACTTAGAATTGTTAGGTAGAATGGATCGTCAAGTGAAAATAAGAGGGAATCGCATTGAACTTCAAGAGATTGAGTCTAGCGTATTGGGTATCCCGTTCATTACGGATTGTGTAGTTGATTACCGTAAGGAAGATGAAAAAGATCCTTACTTGGTATGTTATTGGGTATCAGACGAGATCTACACAGACGCTCAGCTTAAACAACGACTACAGCAGCATCTACCCGAGTATATGTTGCCTACCTACTACATTCAAGTTCCATATATCACCCTAACAATGAGTGGCAAAGTTGATTATAAATCGCTGCCTGAGCCTTCAATCCATAAAGAGAGTGATATAGTAGAGCCAAGGAATCGCATTGAGCGCAAGTTGTTGGATATTTGGAACGAAGTACTCGAACTGGATCAGAAGAGCGTTACAGATAGTTTCTTATCTTTGGGAGGACATTCTTTAAAAGTCATGTCATTGGTATTGAGAATCTATGAAGAATTCGGAATCGAGTATCCTCTGGATGTGGTTTTTCAGTCACCTACGATTGAGGATATGGCAACATACATTGAAACTATGGAAGGTGAACTCAACAATGGCGAAATTAATCGTAATACGGAAGAAGAGAGAAGTTTTCCAGTAACTTCTGCACAAAAGCGACTTTTTTTGCTAAATCAGCTTGAAGGCGATAACGTTGCTTATAATGTTCCTTTCGCAATTCGGCTAGAGGGCAAAGTTGATCAAGGCCGATTACTTGATTCTTTACAAAAACTAATCACCCGCCATGAGACGCTACGTACTTCGTTTCACATGGTTGACGAGCAAATTAAGCAAATCGTGCATTCTAATGTAGAGCTTCAGCTAGAAATTGTGAAAGCAAACGAGAATGAAATAGATGATATGATTCAACAAAAGATTCAATCCTTTGATTTGAGTCATCCCCCATTATGCAAAGCTACATTATTTAAACTTGAGGGGGAAATTTATATTCTGCTGTTTGACATGCATCATATTATTTCCGACGGAAGTTCCATAAGTGTCATTCAAAGAGATTTATTTTATTTTTATAATGAGATGGAACCTCCTAGAATTAGTGTGAGTTTTAAAAATTACTCTATTAACGAGAATATAGATTCTACCAATGCCAGATATGAAGCGAGTCGCAACTATTGGAAAAATAAATTGAATGGTCAGTTGCCAGTTCTAAATTTACCTACTGATTTTCCGCGGCCGTCTGTACAAGGTTTTCAAGGTGATAGCCTGGTATTCGATATTGAGCCAAATACCTTAATCAAACTAAAAGAATTGGCTGATAATACAAATTCTACACTATTCATGGTGTTGATATCTGCTTTTTTGACGTTATTAAATAAGTACACTGGTAACACAGATATTTCAGTTGGGACGGCAATTTCTAACCGCAAACGGCGAGAGGCCAAACCGCTTGTGGGTATGTTTGTAAATACTGTAGTATTAAGGAATGAAATTGATCCTCATATGTCTTTTGTTGAATTACTTCGATCAACTAAACAAACGGTGGCAGAAGCTTTTCAGCATCAGGAGTTTCCTTTCGAGGATATCATTGAGATGCTTCCGTCTCAGCGGGATTTCAGCAGGAATCCACTATTTGACACCATGTTTATTCTCCATAATATGGATTTAGAGTCCATTCCAATGGACGGGGAATTAAAAGTGTCTCAGCATCCAATATTGAGTAGAACAAGCAAGTTCGATTTGGTTTTCAATGCGATTGAGCAAAATGGTAGATTAAAATTTCAAGTAGAGTTTGCGACAAGTTTATTCCATAAGTCTACCATCCAGCGTTGGGTATTACACTATGGTCGTGTGCTTGACAGCGTAGCAGGCAATCAGCAAATTCAAATTAAACAAATTTCTATTTTGCCCCCATCGGAAGAAAAGTGGCTGATGGAGGTTGCTGGGGAAGCGGAACAATTACCTCAAAAAGGGATATATGAAATTTTTAACAATTCCGTAGTTGAGTTTGCCGATCGTCCGGCAGTTATAACGGATGATTTTGTTTGGACATATGATAAGTTCAGCAATGCAGTCAACAAATTAGCTGGGGATCTGAGCAAATATGAAGTTACTTTAGGAGAAGCTGTGGGGCTGGCAATGTCGCGTTCCGTTCATTCTCTTACTGCCGTGATTGCTATCTTAAAACTTGGAGGAGTATGCGTTCCGGTAGATCCGGAAGATCAATCTAAAGTTAACAGCCAAATATATGCAGCATGCAGCATCAGAATTATTCTCTGCATTGAAAATGATGAGGTTGTCATTCGTAAGTTGACGAACAGCCGAAGTGTCGTGCCGCTGGAGAATACCGCGTTTATTATTCACACATCAGGATCGACCGGTGTTCCTAAAGGCGTTCTCATTTCTCAACTCGGAGTGTTAAATCATGCTTATAGTAAAATCAAACTATTAAGTATACAGGCTGATGATATTGTTTCTTATAATTTAAATGTTCAATTTGTGGCTTCGATATGGCAGGGAATTGCTCCTCTTTTAGTCGGTGCAGCAGTGCGAGTCTGTAGCGAAGAGATGACAATGGATCCTTATACATGGTTACAACAGATGTCTGTTGATAATGTAACTATCATAGAAATGACACCGTCGTCACTATATAGTTATTTACGGATTATCTCGTTTGAGAATTTACCTGTTGATTTGCAAACAATAAGGTTTCTTCTTTTAACAGGTGAAAAAGTTACGGCAGATCTGGTCAATCGTTATTATTCAATGCATAGTACGCTATTGGTTAATGCATATGGTCAGAGCGAATGCTCTGATGATACTGCACACTATGTAATTCCTATGGATAAAGATACACTAAAAGTGCCGATTGGGAAGCCAGTGCAGAATATGTACTTTTATATCTTGGATGATCAGATGCAGTTTGTGCCTATAGGAGTTAGTGGGGAGCTTTATATTTCTGGGGTCGGTCTTGCAGATGGATATGTGAATAGAGAACTGAATCAAGGTATTTTTATTTCACATCCACTAGGCTATAATGACCGGCTCTATAAGACAGGTGATTTGGCTAGATGGCTGCCTGATGGAAATGTAGAATATATTGGTAGGGCAGATACGCAAGTGAAAATACGTGGCTATCGCGTTGAGCTCAGTGAAGTCGAGCATCATATTCTAGCACATGAAAAAATAAATATGGTTGCTGTCGTATCGAAAAAGAGTGGAGATCAAATTCACGAGTTGATAGCTTACTATCTCGCGGATACGATACTTGAAGCAAGGGAAATCAGATCATTTTTAACAGGCAGAATACCACATTATATGATCCCTAGTAAATATTACGCGATAAAGGAAATGCCTCTTACCAAAAGTGGGAAAGCAGATAAACGATTGCTATCTGACATGGACCTAAGTGAAGAGGTAGTTTTTAGACAAATTGAAGAACCTATAAGCGAAATTGAATCTAAGTTAATTGAGATATGGAAAGATGTTCTTAATTTGGAATATATATCAATTAATGATCATTTTTTTGAGTTGGGCGGGCACTCACTTAAAGCAACATATGTGATGCATAGAATTCAGAAGAAAATGCAAGTAGAGATTTCTTTGAAAGATATTTTTAAGTATCCAACGATTAGAAGCTTAGCTAAGTATATTGAAAACTTAAATGACATTAAATTTCATAGTATTTTTCCTGTACAGCGAAAAAGTTATTATAAAACTTCGACTGCGCAAACACGTTTATTTGCTCTAGAACAAAGCAGCGATTTAGGTAATGCTTATCATTTACCTGGTGTAATTATGATTCAGGGTGCATATGACCAGAAACGTATTAAGCATGCGTTTAAAGTGCTTATAGAAAGGCACGAAGCGTTAAGAACATCCTTCTTCATCCAAGATGGACAAGTGTTTCAAAGAATTCATGAGGATGTTGATTTTGAAGTTGAACATATTCAAATCAAATCTCTCGAATTCTCAGAAACGATAATTGAGGAGCAGTTAGAAGCGTTCTGTAGACCTTTTAACTTATACGATGCTTCTTTATTCAGAGTTCGTCTTATTGTAGGTAACGGGAACCATGGACTATTGCTTTACGATATGCACCATATTATTTCAGATCGAGTTTCTTTAAAAATTCTAACTAGTGAGTTTATACGCATATATAATGGAGATTCCTTACCTGAGGTAACTCTTCAGTATCGCGATTTCAGCGAGTGGCAAAATAAATTTTTAAAGAATGAAGATGTCAAAAAACAAGAGGATTTTTGGTTGAAATCCTTATCCGATTATTCTGATGACGTTGAGTTAGTAACTGACTATTCGCGAACGCCACACATAAATTACTCCGGTGCTAGCTATTTGTTTGAAATGGATGCTGTGATCAAAAATAAAGTTCTTGAGATGGCCAATGCATTGGAGTGCACACCTTACATGATATGTATGGCAGCTTTCAGCATTTTCTTGAGCAAATACTCGGGCCGCCAAGACATTGTCATTGGCTCACCAATTGCCGGAAGAGGTCATTTGGATTTGGAGAATGTAGTGGGCCTCTTTGTTAATACAATGCCGATCCGTATACAGCTAGACAGAAGTTTGACAATTCGTGATTTCATAAAAAATGTTCGTAAAGTTTGTATGGAAGTTTTTGATAATCAGGATATCCCATTTGATCAAATCGTAGAGCTAGCTAATCCGAAAAAAAAGTATGGTAAAAATCCTCTCTTTGATGTTGCCTTAGTAATGCAAAATATAGATGTTCAGGAAAAAAATGCTCCGGGTATTTCGTTTGTTCCATATGAAGTTAAATCGAAATACTCTAAATTTGAACTTACTTTGGAAATTGTACCTGATATAGAAGACTGGTCATGCGTCTTTGAATACCGAACTCAGCTTTTTCAGGAGGCCACAATTGAGCGTTTTGCAGAGGATTTCCTCTCAATCATGGAAGACATAGTGACGGAACCGGAAAATTTACTTTCTACTCTTTCCTTGCATTCCATGAAAAATAAAATAACAGAATCAAGTCTTGCTAAGTTTGATCTTCAGTTTTAA